Sequence from the Streptomyces sp. NBC_00358 genome:
GTTCGCATGGGCAGACACGCCCCGGGACGGCGCGGCCTTGCCGCGGCCGTCTCCTCCATAGCGGTCGCCGTGGCGGCCGCCACCATCGCCGTACTGCCGCAGAACGGCGCCTCGGCGGACCCGGCCGCACCGGCCGGGACCGCCTCCGAGATCACCCTGACCGACCCTGCCGGCACGCAACCGCGCGCCGACCGCCCGCTGGTGGCCGGCGCGAGCGGCTTCCTGCACCGGCAGACCGGGATCACGGGGCTGCTGTGGACGGACTACGCCACCGGCACGAGCACGGTCGTCCGGACCTCCGACGGCGTGTACGCGCCCACGGGTACCTGCGCGAGCCTCGGCTCGTCGACCTGCCCCACCGCCTGGTACGGCGGCGACGGCGACCTGGTCGCGCTGCCGTCGGCCGGTTCCGTGGCCCTGTGGGACCCGGCGACCCGGACGACGTCGTCGTTCACCTCGGACGAGGCGTACCGGGGGCTGGCCGGACGGACGGTCCTCACCGAGTCGTCGGTGCACGACCTCGTCGACGGCGCCTGGCGCTCCCGCGCCATCACGCCCGATTGGATGCGGATCACCTCGGGCGCGGTCACGGCCGCCGACGCACACGGCGTGCTGTTCAAGGTCGACAGCTACCTGTACTACCTCGACCTCGCGACGGCCACCGCCACCAGGGCCTTCTCCGGCATGGACGCGCGGCCGTACACCGTCCTCGGTGGCGACCGGATCGGCTGGTACGACGCGGCCGGCGGCAAGCTGCACGTCAAGCCCCGCACGGACCCCGAAGCCGACGAGCAGGTGATCGACCTGCCCTCGCCCGGTGCCCAGCTCGACGGCGCCCCCGTGCTCTCCGGCGACTGGCTGCTGGTCCCGCTGCACACCGGCACCGGGACCAGCACGCTGCGGGCCGACTCCCTGAAGGACGGCTCCTCGCAGACCCTGGAGGACAAGGCGGGGGCGTACGTGCTCCGTGCGTCCGGCGACACCGCCCTCGTCACCGGCGGCAGCGGCGCGAGCGACTGGTGGGTGCGGCGCTTCACCGAGGCCGCCGACGGCACGCCCGGCCTGGAGCAGCTCGCCCAGGTCCCGGCGACGGAGAACGCGAAGACCGGCCTGGCGCTCAGCCGGGGCTACCTCCGCGTGGCCGAGGACAACCCCTCCAGCACCTCCGACACCACCTCGTGGCGCACCATCGGCAGCGTCGGCGGCCAGTTGACGCCGACCGCCGCCACGGAGAGCGGTTCGGTCAGCCCCAAGTGCCCGTACGCCGGCACCACCTGCTCGGCGATGTGGGGCAACTACGGCAACGGGCCCAGGGACGTCTACCTCGACACCTACTACGACGGTGACGAGGGCGGCAGCGGCCTGTCCAACGCGGACCGGCTCGTCACGATCGGCTACAACCCCCTGGAGTTCCACACCGCGGGCGGCGCGATCGTCGACGTCTCCGACGACTACGCCGTCTACAACTCGGGCGGCTCGGCCCCGATGCAGTACATCGGCGAGTTCGGCCAGGGACAGAAGCTGAAGCGCTCCGTGCGCGCCGCCGCCCTGAACGGCTCCACCCTGTGGGGCGCCTCCACCACCGGCAAGCTGACCTCCTACAGCCTGACCGAGGACAAGACCCTCGCGACGGTGACCGTTCCGGGCATGTCCTGCGTGCCGGGCGAACTCCAGGCGGCGGGCCGCTGGGTGTACTGGGCGTGCGGCGACGGCTCGGCCGGCGTGTACGACACCAAGGCCGCCACCTCCCGCGCGGTGAGCGGCGGCGACGTACTGCTCGGCGACGGCTTCACCGTCCGCCACGACCGCACCGCAGGCACCCTGGTGCTGACGGACGCGGCCACCGGCACCAGCCGCGTCCTCGCGACCGATGTCGCCGACACCGGCCTCGCCATGGACCGCCGCTTCAAGTGGACCGTGGACGAGTACACGGGCCTGGTGGCCTGGACCGACCTGTACGAGCGGACGCACGTCGCCCGGACCGGCGTCACCCCGTCGGCCGTGACGGCCTTCAAGACCGAGGCGACGGACTCCGCCGACCCCACGATGCCCTTCCACGGCTCCTGGCTGCTCTCCCGCCCCGTCACCTCCTGGTCGGTCACCTTCGCCTCGGTCCAGAGCGGCGCGAAGGGCAAGGCCACCCACACGGTCACCGGGGGCGCGTCCACCGCCTCGGTGGGCACGAGCTGGTTCGGCACGACGGTCGACAACGCCCGTTTCCCCAACGGGGAGTTCACCTGGACCCTCAAGGCCACCGGCATCGGCACCGCTTCGGCGGTCACCGCGTCGACCGGCAAGGGCTTCCTCCTGAGCGGCACACCGGTACGGCACGACTTCGCCAGCCCCGACGGGCCCGACGGCCGCGGCGACCTCCTCATCCTGAACTCCTCGGGCGGCCTCACCTTCCAGACGGGCACCGGCACCGGGAAGTTCGGCGAGAAGATCAGCGGTTCCGGCTGGGCCGCCGGCATCAAGGCCGTGCCGTTCGGCGACCTCGACGGCGACCGCTGCAACGACGTCCTCGTCCGGCTGAGCA
This genomic interval carries:
- a CDS encoding FG-GAP repeat domain-containing protein; the protein is MGRHAPGRRGLAAAVSSIAVAVAAATIAVLPQNGASADPAAPAGTASEITLTDPAGTQPRADRPLVAGASGFLHRQTGITGLLWTDYATGTSTVVRTSDGVYAPTGTCASLGSSTCPTAWYGGDGDLVALPSAGSVALWDPATRTTSSFTSDEAYRGLAGRTVLTESSVHDLVDGAWRSRAITPDWMRITSGAVTAADAHGVLFKVDSYLYYLDLATATATRAFSGMDARPYTVLGGDRIGWYDAAGGKLHVKPRTDPEADEQVIDLPSPGAQLDGAPVLSGDWLLVPLHTGTGTSTLRADSLKDGSSQTLEDKAGAYVLRASGDTALVTGGSGASDWWVRRFTEAADGTPGLEQLAQVPATENAKTGLALSRGYLRVAEDNPSSTSDTTSWRTIGSVGGQLTPTAATESGSVSPKCPYAGTTCSAMWGNYGNGPRDVYLDTYYDGDEGGSGLSNADRLVTIGYNPLEFHTAGGAIVDVSDDYAVYNSGGSAPMQYIGEFGQGQKLKRSVRAAALNGSTLWGASTTGKLTSYSLTEDKTLATVTVPGMSCVPGELQAAGRWVYWACGDGSAGVYDTKAATSRAVSGGDVLLGDGFTVRHDRTAGTLVLTDAATGTSRVLATDVADTGLAMDRRFKWTVDEYTGLVAWTDLYERTHVARTGVTPSAVTAFKTEATDSADPTMPFHGSWLLSRPVTSWSVTFASVQSGAKGKATHTVTGGASTASVGTSWFGTTVDNARFPNGEFTWTLKATGIGTASAVTASTGKGFLLSGTPVRHDFASPDGPDGRGDLLILNSSGGLTFQTGTGTGKFGEKISGSGWAAGIKAVPFGDLDGDRCNDVLVRLSSGALRAYKPHCGAPVTPKTSYTTLASSGWTQYDVLTSPGDVSGDGRPDLIARAASTGTVYLCKGTSTGTLSARVKLYDNWKGYKKIVGAGDLDGDGIGDLLAQDTSNTLYRYSGKGDGTFAARGKVFGDWGGSYDAVVVVGDITDDGRADLVSRDTSGNLYRNSGDGKGSFGSRTRIATGWSGYRSLS